In Acidimicrobiales bacterium, a single window of DNA contains:
- a CDS encoding HAD-IIB family hydrolase, which yields MPVRLIVFDLDGTLLGGDNRLSEYTISVLNDASRIEGLTLMAASGRSRWAAELVLDGTDAIDYVICSNGASLYRRSTGTIVNRRSITPERVSGLYARVRELLPSACWAWETQRGIVPDDEFRVLGTQPGKELDELLASPDLELQGDPGLPVEERLAAYGYIVRGLLTHPELSCQQVVERLKKHVPARLSSSSAMFIEVTAPKIHKGLMLREFCARRGIDASEVVAFGDHLNDLTMLQWAGRGIAMNGANREVARLIPEQTEHPHDQDGAAYATAKLIADM from the coding sequence TTGCCTGTCCGGCTCATAGTCTTCGACCTCGACGGCACGCTCCTCGGCGGGGACAACCGACTTTCTGAGTACACGATCTCCGTGCTGAACGACGCGAGCCGGATCGAGGGCCTCACCCTGATGGCGGCGTCGGGGCGCAGTCGCTGGGCCGCTGAGCTGGTCCTCGACGGAACCGACGCCATCGACTACGTGATCTGCTCGAACGGGGCGTCGTTGTACCGCCGCTCGACCGGCACCATCGTCAACCGCCGGTCGATCACCCCCGAGCGGGTCTCCGGTCTCTACGCCCGGGTGCGCGAACTGCTGCCGAGCGCCTGCTGGGCGTGGGAGACCCAGCGCGGGATCGTCCCTGACGACGAGTTCCGGGTGCTCGGCACCCAGCCCGGGAAGGAGCTCGACGAGCTGCTGGCGTCGCCGGACCTGGAGCTGCAGGGTGATCCGGGGTTGCCGGTGGAGGAGCGTCTGGCCGCCTACGGGTACATCGTGCGGGGACTGCTGACCCACCCGGAGCTGTCGTGCCAGCAGGTCGTCGAGCGGCTGAAGAAGCACGTGCCGGCGCGGCTGTCGTCGTCGTCGGCGATGTTCATCGAGGTCACGGCGCCGAAGATCCACAAGGGTCTCATGCTCCGGGAGTTCTGCGCCCGCCGCGGGATCGACGCCAGCGAGGTCGTCGCCTTCGGTGATCACCTCAACGACCTCACGATGCTGCAGTGGGCCGGTCGGGGCATCGCCATGAACGGCGCCAACCGCGAGGTGGCCCGCCTCATCCCCGAGCAGACCGAACACCCCCACGACCAGGACGGCGCCGCCTACGCGACCGCCAAGCTCATCGCCGACATGTAG
- a CDS encoding DNA polymerase IV: MASEPGWVLHVDLDQFLAAVEVARRPELQGKPVVVGGAGDPTQRAVVATASYEARAYGVHSGMPLRTAARLCPDAVFLPSDPPAYDEVSAQVMEALRTLPDLVVEVLGWDEAFLGARTRDPETLAAVVRHTVREETGLSCAVGIGDTRLRAKIATGFAKPAGIFRLTRHNWVEVMADRPTEALWGIGGKTARKLEAMGIRTVAELARADPAALARRFGPTMGPYYRVLAYGGGDAKVSDEPYLPRSRSREVTFQRNVVDRAELDDHLVELARRVAKDVDDEGRLVVRVAVKVRFAPFFTQSRSVPLPTPTSDSDTLERAAAEALARFDLTRPIRLLGVRADFEPPD, encoded by the coding sequence ATGGCGTCCGAACCGGGGTGGGTGCTGCACGTCGACCTCGACCAGTTCCTGGCGGCGGTCGAGGTGGCGCGGCGGCCGGAGCTGCAGGGGAAACCGGTGGTCGTGGGCGGCGCCGGCGACCCGACGCAGCGGGCGGTGGTGGCGACGGCGTCGTACGAGGCCCGGGCCTACGGCGTCCACTCGGGCATGCCGCTGCGGACCGCCGCCCGCCTCTGCCCCGACGCCGTGTTCCTGCCCTCGGACCCGCCCGCCTACGACGAGGTGTCGGCCCAGGTCATGGAGGCCCTGCGGACCCTGCCCGACCTCGTCGTGGAGGTGCTCGGCTGGGACGAGGCGTTCCTCGGCGCCCGCACCCGCGACCCCGAGACGCTCGCGGCCGTCGTCCGGCACACCGTGCGGGAGGAGACCGGGCTGTCGTGCGCGGTGGGCATCGGCGACACCCGCCTGCGGGCCAAGATCGCCACCGGGTTCGCCAAGCCGGCCGGCATCTTCCGGCTGACCCGGCACAACTGGGTCGAGGTGATGGCCGACCGGCCCACCGAGGCGCTGTGGGGCATCGGTGGCAAGACCGCCCGGAAGCTGGAGGCGATGGGGATCCGCACCGTCGCCGAGCTGGCCCGGGCCGACCCGGCCGCCCTCGCCCGGCGCTTCGGCCCCACCATGGGCCCGTACTACCGGGTGCTCGCCTACGGCGGTGGCGATGCCAAGGTGAGCGACGAGCCGTACCTCCCCCGCTCCCGCAGCCGGGAGGTCACCTTCCAGCGCAACGTCGTCGACCGGGCCGAGCTGGACGACCACCTGGTGGAGCTGGCCCGGCGGGTGGCGAAGGACGTCGATGACGAGGGTCGCCTGGTCGTCCGGGTGGCGGTGAAGGTGCGCTTCGCCCCGTTCTTCACCCAGTCCCGCAGCGTGCCCCTCCCGACCCCCACGAGCGACTCCGACACCCTCGAGCGAGCCGCCGCCGAGGCCCTCGCCCGCTTCGACCTCACCCGCCCGATACGCCTGCTGGGAGTCCGCGCCGACTTCGAGCCGCCAGACTGA
- a CDS encoding PaaX family transcriptional regulator C-terminal domain-containing protein: MVDEVPLTARSVIATTLLGAARPSRLPVGQLVHAGSLFGIGESAIRTALSRMVAASELAVDGGTYRLAGRLRDREQRVDESYAAPRRPWDGTWELAVVRAERRPPADRQELRWATSALRLASLREGVWARPDNLDHARLPHQQATVDRQCVRFFGATTPTHLAADSFGLAAWSTTAARLREAMEGGFDDLVSGFRLSIAVVRHLQADPLLPDELLPHDWPGPALRHAYEHHDQQFKRALTRSLRTPAY, translated from the coding sequence ATGGTCGACGAGGTCCCCCTCACCGCCCGGTCGGTGATCGCCACCACGCTGCTGGGCGCCGCCCGGCCGTCGCGGCTCCCCGTCGGGCAGCTGGTGCATGCCGGGTCGCTGTTCGGGATCGGCGAGAGCGCCATCCGCACGGCACTGTCGCGCATGGTGGCGGCGAGTGAGCTGGCCGTGGACGGCGGCACCTACCGCCTGGCCGGGCGGCTGCGGGACCGGGAGCAGCGGGTGGACGAGAGCTACGCCGCGCCCCGGCGCCCCTGGGACGGCACCTGGGAGCTGGCGGTCGTGCGGGCCGAGCGCCGCCCGCCGGCCGATCGCCAGGAGCTCCGCTGGGCCACGAGCGCCCTGCGCCTGGCGTCGCTCCGGGAGGGCGTGTGGGCCCGGCCCGACAACCTCGACCACGCCCGCCTGCCCCACCAGCAGGCCACCGTCGACCGCCAGTGCGTCCGCTTCTTCGGCGCCACCACCCCGACCCACCTGGCCGCCGACTCCTTCGGCCTCGCCGCCTGGTCCACCACCGCTGCCCGCTTGCGGGAGGCCATGGAGGGCGGCTTCGACGACCTGGTGTCGGGCTTCCGCCTCTCCATCGCCGTGGTCCGCCACCTGCAGGCCGACCCCCTCCTCCCCGACGAGCTCCTCCCCCACGACTGGCCCGGCCCCGCCCTCCGCCACGCCTACGAGCACCACGACCAGCAGTTCAAGCGAGCCCTGACCCGGTCCCTGCGCACGCCCGCATACTGA